A stretch of Corallococcus macrosporus DNA encodes these proteins:
- a CDS encoding DUF7577 domain-containing protein codes for MKRVQFSVHRTVGEARMLAGALESAGLSVDIRGESLVPLSGEIPSTEAWVELWLWPQELEAGRQVLAELQANQEAANRSVTCPRCGEENPANFELCWSCELELPSGLRPHLRAV; via the coding sequence ATGAAGCGCGTGCAGTTCTCCGTGCACCGCACGGTCGGAGAGGCACGGATGCTGGCGGGAGCCCTGGAATCGGCCGGGCTCTCGGTCGACATCCGAGGCGAGTCCCTGGTCCCGCTGAGCGGAGAGATTCCCAGCACCGAGGCCTGGGTGGAGCTGTGGCTATGGCCCCAGGAACTGGAGGCCGGGCGACAGGTCCTCGCGGAGCTCCAGGCGAACCAGGAGGCCGCCAACCGTTCGGTGACGTGCCCCCGCTGCGGCGAGGAGAACCCGGCGAACTTCGAGCTCTGTTGGAGCTGTGAACTGGAGCTCCCGTCGGGCCTGCGCCCCCACCTGCGCGCGGTTTAG
- a CDS encoding tetratricopeptide repeat protein — protein MSEPTNEPGQRTGRRWNQGLRGVLWVCGVALVIHVIPLFLPRNMPEQELAIARATDNVEGRLQFLVPLKHNDKATAADLRMAAELLREGAPAEAHDLAVEAERRDPNALETQLLLARICDRERMARCVEQSLGRAQKLAPADPRPELLRADLSEQKGDVEAATAALSRAFSRTPGDPLVGVRYGRLLSRMGRPEDALKVFTSLEGKMPAARLLVEQGLVLTKEGRSREAVGLLQQAVQKDPKLVEGHYQLGLAWFQAGNADAAEEALRQADRLDVSDTRALGTLCTLQVKAGRLEGARQTRTDLERRFPQRMDAIREQCRLP, from the coding sequence ATGAGCGAGCCGACGAACGAACCGGGGCAGCGGACCGGCCGGCGCTGGAACCAGGGCCTCCGGGGCGTCCTCTGGGTCTGCGGGGTGGCGCTCGTCATCCACGTCATCCCCCTGTTCCTGCCCCGCAACATGCCCGAGCAGGAGCTGGCCATCGCCCGGGCCACGGACAACGTGGAGGGCCGTCTTCAGTTCCTGGTGCCCCTGAAGCACAACGACAAGGCCACGGCGGCGGACCTGCGCATGGCGGCGGAGCTCCTCCGCGAAGGAGCCCCGGCGGAAGCGCACGACCTGGCCGTGGAAGCCGAGCGGAGGGACCCGAACGCACTGGAGACCCAGCTCCTGCTCGCGCGCATCTGCGACCGGGAGCGGATGGCCCGGTGCGTGGAGCAGTCGCTCGGAAGGGCCCAGAAGCTCGCGCCAGCGGACCCACGGCCGGAGCTGCTCCGGGCGGACCTGAGCGAGCAGAAGGGCGACGTCGAAGCCGCTACGGCCGCGCTGTCCCGGGCCTTCAGCCGTACCCCCGGAGACCCTCTCGTCGGCGTGCGCTACGGCCGGCTGCTCAGCCGGATGGGACGGCCTGAGGACGCGCTGAAGGTCTTCACCTCCCTGGAGGGCAAGATGCCTGCGGCCCGGCTCCTGGTGGAGCAGGGGCTGGTGCTCACCAAGGAAGGCCGGAGCCGCGAAGCCGTGGGACTCCTGCAGCAAGCGGTGCAGAAGGACCCGAAGCTCGTGGAAGGCCACTACCAGCTGGGCCTCGCCTGGTTCCAGGCGGGCAACGCGGACGCCGCGGAAGAGGCGCTGCGACAGGCGGACCGCCTGGACGTCTCCGACACACGGGCGCTGGGCACCCTCTGCACGCTCCAGGTGAAGGCCGGAAGGCTCGAGGGAGCGCGCCAGACGCGCACGGACCTGGAGCGGCGCTTCCCCCAGCGGATGGACGCCATCCGGGAGCAGTGCCGGCTGCCCTGA
- a CDS encoding SlyX family protein, translating into MEDKRLIELEIRYTQQQELLQELSDVLYQQGRVIDALQAELERLKRKLDAEPGLVDARQQERPPHY; encoded by the coding sequence ATGGAAGACAAGCGCCTGATCGAGCTGGAAATCCGCTACACGCAGCAGCAGGAGCTGCTGCAAGAGCTGAGCGACGTCCTCTACCAGCAGGGCCGCGTCATCGACGCGCTCCAGGCGGAGCTGGAGCGACTCAAGCGCAAGCTGGACGCCGAACCGGGCCTGGTGGACGCCCGTCAGCAGGAGCGTCCCCCGCACTACTGA
- a CDS encoding SGNH/GDSL hydrolase family protein codes for MSVRRSGLSLAAVLAATTLSGTAMASTINQNTSWTINRSASQTYRVVAYGDSIFAGYNGGIGSVARRAAPVVEGEYAAKKWGTNVEVIRRTKSGAKADDIYNNKIVSERSYMQDARTRVVMFEMCGNDYLQARSAFTDQTGTCNYSGLQNALTTCTTYMERAMQTINQYATTAKVKVISNIYYPGYDADNVLTACTDATTGQKVNKQQYFLPLLARSNWRACNLAAKYGFKCADAFAEMMASDYDRNGDGQVDSAAIAYRAGETEDAYVQRISVTLRGTLRDANGHLANSSTSYDYIQSDNTHPTYTGSTISVNIFSGSGSGSAAPTYTDGQVVDGKNPDWNKFGHERMGWSISTFDPATP; via the coding sequence ATGTCCGTTCGTCGCAGCGGGCTGTCCCTCGCCGCCGTCCTCGCCGCCACCACCCTCAGTGGCACCGCGATGGCCAGCACCATCAACCAGAACACGTCGTGGACCATCAACCGCTCGGCGTCGCAGACGTACCGGGTGGTGGCCTACGGCGACTCCATCTTCGCCGGCTACAACGGCGGCATCGGCAGCGTCGCGCGTCGCGCGGCCCCGGTGGTGGAGGGCGAGTACGCGGCGAAGAAGTGGGGCACGAACGTGGAGGTCATCCGCCGCACGAAGTCCGGTGCGAAGGCGGACGACATCTACAACAACAAGATCGTCTCCGAGCGCTCGTACATGCAGGACGCCCGGACGCGCGTCGTGATGTTCGAGATGTGTGGCAACGACTACCTGCAGGCGCGCAGCGCGTTCACGGACCAGACCGGCACGTGCAACTACAGCGGCCTGCAGAACGCGCTGACGACCTGCACCACGTACATGGAACGTGCGATGCAGACCATCAACCAGTACGCGACCACCGCGAAGGTGAAGGTCATCTCGAACATCTATTACCCCGGCTATGACGCGGACAACGTGCTGACGGCCTGCACGGACGCGACGACGGGCCAGAAGGTGAACAAGCAGCAGTACTTCCTACCGCTGCTGGCGCGCAGCAACTGGCGCGCCTGCAACCTGGCGGCGAAGTACGGCTTCAAGTGCGCGGACGCCTTCGCGGAGATGATGGCGTCGGACTACGACCGCAACGGCGACGGCCAGGTGGATTCCGCGGCCATCGCGTACCGCGCCGGTGAGACCGAGGACGCCTACGTGCAGCGCATCAGCGTCACCCTGCGCGGCACGCTGCGCGACGCGAACGGCCACCTGGCGAACAGCAGCACCAGCTACGACTACATCCAGTCGGACAACACGCACCCGACGTACACGGGCTCCACCATCAGCGTGAACATCTTCTCCGGCTCCGGCTCCGGCTCGGCGGCGCCGACCTACACCGACGGCCAGGTCGTCGACGGCAAGAACCCGGACTGGAACAAGTTCGGCCACGAGCGCATGGGCTGGAGCATCTCCACGTTCGACCCTGCGACGCCGTGA
- a CDS encoding chloride channel protein produces the protein MNLSRSARALGQWLLLGAIVGGVCGVASAVFLALLEAATEFRLAHESLVYALPVAGLVLGAVYGRWGASIRGGNNLVLDTVHAGDAVIPLRMAPMVLLGTVLTHLFGGSAGREGTAVQMGASLADQIAWRFRVTPDTRRELLAAGIAGGFGSVFGTPLAGTVFGLEVVCVGRLGYEALLPALTAAVVGDLVTRGLGIHHTAYPSPEVLALTLPVLGRWLVFAVGIAGVAVAFIEGTHGLKRVLERRVPWLPVRMALGGLGVVGLWKLAGTSDYLGLGVPGILRAFEDASLPWGAFAWKLVFTVVTLGAGFLGGEVTPLFFIGSALGNVLARLLGLPVDLGAAVGMAALFAAAANTPLALSLMAVELVGASVLPHVAIVATVAYLLTGHRGIYPSQRIARRKLGGPLLDRVVALRDLHVAPPKPPAPPASPGDA, from the coding sequence ATGAACCTCTCCCGGAGTGCTCGAGCGCTGGGGCAGTGGCTGCTGCTGGGCGCCATCGTGGGAGGCGTGTGCGGCGTGGCGTCCGCGGTGTTCCTGGCGCTGCTGGAGGCGGCCACGGAGTTCCGGCTGGCGCATGAGTCGCTGGTGTACGCGCTGCCCGTGGCGGGGCTCGTCCTGGGCGCGGTGTATGGCCGGTGGGGCGCGTCCATCCGGGGCGGCAACAACCTGGTGCTGGACACGGTGCATGCCGGGGACGCGGTGATTCCCCTGCGCATGGCGCCCATGGTGCTGCTGGGCACGGTGCTCACGCACCTGTTCGGCGGGAGCGCGGGGCGCGAGGGCACCGCGGTGCAGATGGGCGCGAGCCTGGCGGACCAGATTGCCTGGCGCTTCCGCGTGACGCCGGACACGCGGCGCGAGCTGCTGGCGGCGGGCATCGCGGGCGGCTTCGGTTCGGTGTTCGGCACGCCGCTGGCGGGCACGGTGTTCGGGCTGGAGGTCGTGTGCGTGGGCCGCCTGGGCTACGAGGCGCTCCTGCCCGCGCTCACCGCGGCCGTCGTGGGCGACCTGGTGACCCGGGGGCTGGGCATCCACCACACGGCGTATCCGTCGCCCGAGGTGCTGGCCCTGACGCTGCCCGTGCTGGGCCGGTGGCTGGTGTTCGCGGTGGGCATCGCGGGCGTGGCGGTGGCCTTCATCGAGGGCACGCATGGGCTGAAGCGGGTCCTGGAGCGCCGCGTGCCCTGGCTGCCCGTGCGCATGGCGCTGGGCGGCCTGGGTGTGGTGGGGCTCTGGAAGCTCGCGGGCACCAGTGACTACCTGGGCCTGGGCGTGCCCGGCATCCTGCGCGCGTTCGAGGACGCGTCGCTGCCGTGGGGTGCGTTCGCGTGGAAGCTCGTCTTCACGGTGGTGACGCTGGGCGCGGGGTTCCTGGGCGGCGAGGTGACGCCGCTGTTCTTCATTGGCTCGGCGCTGGGCAATGTCCTCGCGCGGCTCCTGGGGCTGCCGGTGGACCTGGGCGCGGCGGTGGGCATGGCGGCGCTGTTCGCCGCGGCGGCCAATACGCCGCTCGCGCTGTCGCTGATGGCGGTGGAGTTGGTGGGCGCTTCCGTGCTTCCCCACGTGGCCATCGTCGCCACGGTGGCGTACCTGCTCACCGGACACCGGGGCATCTATCCGTCCCAGCGCATCGCTCGGAGGAAGCTGGGTGGGCCGCTGCTGGACCGCGTGGTGGCGCTGCGCGACCTGCACGTGGCGCCTCCGAAGCCACCCGCGCCTCCGGCGTCCCCGGGGGACGCATAG
- a CDS encoding membrane dipeptidase: MSHPLPWFRWSPLALTLAASLSCAPTEDLEPPPRPATQKQGVDVPGFAELHHHMFAEEAFGGGWFHGGVNGTLDTCDGGWPESDHARVRMDLSGLLNLCPNSGGVDLSGVPVLSQLFGVAGAVGSEFIGKIEGTEGDTGLHMGRRQPGTEWPRWDTIAHQQSWGGWLKQAHDGGMSLVVVSAVSNGFLCEALPPQNRKRACDEMMDVEVQLQMAHAFDAANDWVEIALSPADARRIISQGRLAMVLSIETSKLFGAKDWRAELNRFHTLGVRTLQPVHQLDNRFGGAAPHNAIFQAAQFLENCHIDTDCGLTVGGFTLGFDVDAQCRNVKGLTADGQQLLQAMMDKGMLIDLAHLSEKGVRDAYAVSQANRYYPLFISHGHFREVMNGKLAGNEKTTPAWVVQLLRRTGGMFGLRTAHDETRTYTPANIANDCQGSSRSFAQAYEFGRQGLKVPMAFGADFNGFIQQTRPRFGPNGACSAGFQAEADAQAHQQDLEAPGRLGTPFDEQGLAHVGLLPDLLQDVRNLGADTTPLDRSAEVFIRMWERTASTARNGSMADPALDIDTNGIAPWVPPDEREKAYPTVCGKAYAPDSKTLNQHCRFDDECQSEQCTSVLCATFDGRCVCNDDGDCGASRYCQKDTPGNPSDNDCVDRKTDGTSCSRDGQCLSGACGGCFDAVGWCYTPRSKAYGQTCKSDRECTTDRCSADCYVNPTGSCLCDSDSHCGANQFCGWGLNSGKCINKRSRGAACSSDRECASGTCRWSFTCK, encoded by the coding sequence GTGTCCCATCCCCTCCCATGGTTCCGCTGGAGTCCCCTGGCCCTGACGCTGGCGGCCTCGCTGTCCTGTGCCCCCACGGAAGACCTGGAGCCTCCACCGCGGCCCGCCACCCAGAAGCAGGGCGTGGACGTGCCCGGCTTCGCGGAGCTGCACCACCACATGTTCGCCGAGGAGGCCTTCGGCGGCGGCTGGTTCCACGGCGGCGTCAACGGCACGCTCGACACCTGTGACGGCGGCTGGCCGGAGAGTGACCACGCCCGCGTGCGCATGGACCTGAGCGGCCTGCTCAACTTGTGTCCCAACTCCGGAGGCGTGGACCTGAGCGGCGTGCCCGTCCTGTCGCAGCTCTTTGGCGTCGCGGGCGCGGTGGGCTCGGAGTTCATCGGGAAGATTGAGGGCACGGAAGGGGACACCGGCCTGCACATGGGCCGCCGTCAGCCCGGCACGGAGTGGCCCCGCTGGGACACCATCGCCCACCAGCAGTCCTGGGGCGGGTGGCTCAAGCAGGCGCACGACGGAGGCATGTCGCTGGTGGTGGTGTCCGCCGTGAGCAACGGCTTCCTCTGCGAAGCGCTGCCCCCGCAGAACCGCAAGCGCGCCTGCGACGAGATGATGGACGTGGAGGTCCAGCTCCAGATGGCCCACGCCTTCGACGCGGCCAATGACTGGGTGGAGATCGCCCTGTCGCCCGCGGACGCGCGGCGGATCATCTCGCAGGGTAGGCTCGCCATGGTCCTCTCCATCGAGACCAGCAAGCTCTTCGGCGCGAAGGACTGGCGGGCGGAGCTCAACCGCTTCCACACGCTGGGCGTGCGCACGCTCCAGCCCGTGCACCAGCTGGACAACCGCTTCGGCGGAGCGGCCCCGCACAACGCCATCTTCCAGGCCGCGCAGTTCCTGGAGAACTGCCACATCGACACGGACTGCGGCCTCACCGTCGGCGGCTTCACGCTCGGCTTCGACGTGGACGCTCAGTGCCGCAACGTGAAGGGGCTCACCGCGGACGGCCAGCAACTGCTCCAGGCGATGATGGACAAGGGCATGCTCATCGACCTGGCCCACCTGTCGGAGAAGGGCGTGCGCGACGCCTACGCCGTCTCCCAGGCGAACCGCTACTACCCGCTCTTCATCAGCCACGGCCACTTCCGCGAGGTGATGAACGGCAAGCTCGCCGGGAACGAGAAGACCACCCCCGCCTGGGTGGTGCAGCTGCTGCGCCGCACGGGCGGCATGTTCGGCCTGCGCACCGCGCACGACGAGACGCGCACGTACACGCCCGCGAACATCGCCAATGACTGCCAGGGCTCCAGCCGCTCCTTCGCCCAGGCCTACGAGTTCGGCCGTCAGGGCCTCAAGGTCCCCATGGCCTTCGGCGCGGACTTCAACGGCTTCATCCAGCAGACGCGGCCGCGCTTTGGTCCCAACGGCGCATGCTCCGCGGGCTTCCAGGCGGAGGCGGACGCGCAGGCCCACCAGCAGGACCTCGAAGCCCCGGGCCGCCTGGGCACGCCGTTCGACGAACAGGGGCTCGCGCACGTGGGCCTGCTGCCCGACCTGCTCCAGGACGTGCGCAACCTGGGCGCGGACACCACGCCGCTGGACCGCTCGGCGGAGGTGTTCATCCGCATGTGGGAGCGCACCGCGAGCACCGCGCGCAACGGAAGCATGGCGGACCCCGCATTGGACATCGATACGAACGGCATCGCGCCGTGGGTGCCGCCGGACGAGCGTGAGAAGGCCTACCCCACCGTGTGCGGCAAGGCCTACGCGCCGGACTCCAAGACGCTGAACCAGCACTGCCGCTTCGACGACGAGTGCCAGAGCGAGCAGTGCACCTCCGTGCTCTGCGCCACCTTCGACGGCCGCTGCGTGTGCAACGACGACGGGGACTGCGGCGCGTCCCGCTACTGCCAGAAGGACACCCCGGGCAATCCCAGCGACAACGACTGCGTGGACCGCAAGACGGACGGCACGTCGTGCAGCCGCGACGGCCAGTGCCTCTCCGGCGCATGCGGAGGCTGCTTCGACGCGGTGGGCTGGTGCTACACGCCGCGCTCCAAGGCCTACGGTCAGACGTGCAAGTCGGACCGCGAGTGCACCACCGACCGCTGCAGCGCGGACTGCTACGTGAACCCCACCGGCAGCTGCCTGTGCGACAGCGACTCGCACTGCGGCGCGAACCAGTTCTGCGGGTGGGGCCTCAACTCCGGCAAGTGCATCAACAAGCGGAGCCGGGGCGCGGCGTGCTCCAGCGATCGCGAGTGCGCATCCGGCACCTGCCGCTGGTCGTTCACCTGCAAGTAG
- a CDS encoding CapA family protein: MRGWGALLLFIPFVGMAAPARVELVFGGDVIPHGEVKSVAKAHARSGNHEGWDHVFGPLSDVLRTADVGVVNLETPVTANAKAFTKELVFNAPPAMVQSLVSAGVKVVSTGNNHARDQHVEGLVETLGHLDAAGLRHTGTGTTRDAAWEPVFMEVRGVKLGFLSFTRSLNGFSNPKEADAPHVALLPYPEHASRRGLKPEEALEKVRAAATKCDALFVMGHWGREYTEAPNPMDRALGQSFLEAGAFAVIGHHPHVLQPLEAYTTKSGRRGFIAYSLGNLVANQARFYRHVKGQLGKDGDKRDSLLLRVGVTRAEPGAPVSLADVSILPVWIENNAQGRKAKAKRNIQPVLIDREIEEVSRRLATLTQRTTNPDKATRAEKAALEQRLTTARYRRERILRMLPTEFQVATPELRRRALTAQTVP, from the coding sequence ATGCGAGGGTGGGGGGCCCTGCTGCTGTTCATCCCGTTCGTGGGGATGGCCGCGCCGGCGCGCGTGGAGCTCGTCTTTGGCGGAGACGTGATTCCACACGGCGAGGTGAAGTCGGTGGCGAAGGCGCACGCGCGAAGCGGAAACCACGAAGGCTGGGACCACGTCTTCGGGCCGCTGTCGGACGTGTTGCGCACGGCGGACGTGGGCGTGGTGAACCTGGAGACGCCGGTCACGGCCAACGCCAAGGCCTTCACGAAGGAGCTGGTCTTCAACGCGCCCCCGGCGATGGTGCAGTCCCTGGTCAGCGCCGGAGTGAAGGTGGTGTCCACGGGCAACAACCACGCAAGGGATCAGCACGTGGAAGGCCTGGTGGAGACGCTGGGCCACCTGGACGCGGCGGGACTGCGCCACACGGGAACAGGAACCACGAGGGACGCGGCCTGGGAGCCGGTGTTCATGGAGGTGCGGGGCGTGAAGCTGGGCTTCCTGTCCTTCACGAGGAGCCTGAACGGCTTCAGCAACCCGAAGGAAGCGGACGCGCCGCACGTGGCGCTGCTGCCCTATCCGGAGCACGCCTCACGAAGAGGCCTGAAGCCGGAGGAGGCGCTGGAGAAAGTGCGAGCCGCGGCAACGAAGTGTGACGCGCTGTTCGTGATGGGGCACTGGGGACGTGAGTACACGGAAGCGCCGAACCCCATGGACCGAGCACTGGGGCAGTCCTTCCTGGAGGCCGGAGCCTTCGCGGTCATCGGTCACCATCCGCACGTGCTCCAGCCGCTGGAGGCCTACACGACGAAGTCCGGCCGCCGGGGGTTCATCGCGTACTCGCTGGGCAACCTCGTGGCGAACCAGGCGCGTTTCTACCGGCACGTGAAGGGGCAACTGGGGAAGGACGGAGACAAGAGGGACAGCCTGCTCCTCAGAGTCGGAGTGACCCGGGCGGAGCCCGGAGCCCCGGTGTCGCTGGCGGACGTCTCCATCCTGCCGGTCTGGATTGAGAACAACGCCCAGGGCCGCAAGGCCAAGGCCAAACGGAACATCCAACCGGTGCTCATCGACCGTGAGATCGAAGAGGTCTCCAGGAGGTTGGCCACCCTGACCCAGCGCACCACGAACCCAGACAAGGCCACCCGAGCGGAGAAGGCCGCCCTGGAGCAGCGCCTGACCACCGCCCGCTACCGCCGGGAACGCATCCTGCGAATGCTGCCCACGGAGTTCCAGGTGGCCACCCCGGAGCTGAGGCGAAGGGCTCTGACGGCTCAAACCGTGCCTTGA
- a CDS encoding class I SAM-dependent methyltransferase gives MASLRTVIPPPVEEPQLYTDLASWWPLFSPPEEYVEEAEDLLPMLRPEEGPARTLLELGSGGGSLAFHLKKHFTLTLTDRSPEMVAVSRAVNPECEHRVGDMTSLRLGRTFDRVMVHDAIMYAVDRDAARATVRTAAAHCRTGGSVVLLPDCVRETFEPLTESGGHDAPDGRGMRYLMWTWDPDPDDETFETAFAYLLREADGTVSMSQERHRFGLFRRDDWLEWMREAGIPATTRRDPWNREVFIGVREPE, from the coding sequence ATGGCGTCGTTGCGCACCGTGATTCCGCCCCCCGTGGAGGAGCCCCAGCTCTACACAGACCTCGCCTCCTGGTGGCCGCTGTTCTCGCCACCGGAGGAGTACGTCGAGGAGGCGGAGGACCTGCTCCCCATGCTGCGTCCGGAGGAGGGCCCCGCGCGCACGCTGCTGGAGCTGGGGTCGGGTGGTGGAAGCCTGGCCTTCCACCTGAAGAAGCACTTCACGCTGACGCTGACGGACCGCTCGCCGGAGATGGTCGCGGTGAGCCGCGCCGTGAATCCGGAGTGCGAGCACCGCGTGGGGGACATGACGTCCCTGCGGCTGGGGCGCACGTTCGACCGGGTGATGGTCCACGACGCCATCATGTACGCGGTGGACCGGGACGCGGCCCGGGCCACGGTCCGCACGGCCGCCGCGCATTGCCGCACGGGAGGCAGCGTGGTGCTCCTGCCGGACTGCGTGCGGGAGACCTTCGAGCCCCTCACCGAGTCCGGAGGCCACGACGCCCCGGACGGGCGCGGCATGCGCTACCTCATGTGGACGTGGGATCCGGATCCGGACGACGAGACGTTCGAGACGGCGTTCGCGTACCTGCTGAGGGAAGCGGACGGAACGGTGAGCATGTCGCAGGAGCGCCACCGCTTCGGCCTGTTCCGCCGTGACGACTGGCTCGAGTGGATGCGCGAGGCCGGCATCCCCGCGACGACACGGCGGGACCCGTGGAATCGCGAAGTGTTCATCGGGGTCCGGGAGCCGGAGTGA
- a CDS encoding serine protease has translation MKTPRLASALMTLGLLACGGDPLLATQEQDITGGSLAARYELPHQVRLHVSGAFTCGGTLIRAGWVVTAAHCVQGVTAASMRIYAGDLRLGSVEADEQYRAVSRKVMHPSYSGSVHDVALLQLAQPFNLSQAIQPLTLPDAPAPVGATYTASGWGRTQTGPTSDGLKRVSLSVTSAATCRDLVGSDYVSGAELCTAPRATANVCTKDDGGPLAFNGTLYGITSGFGSSQCDTFSVFTNVATYTPWIRSVINAT, from the coding sequence ATGAAGACACCACGTCTCGCATCAGCGCTGATGACCCTGGGGCTCCTCGCCTGCGGTGGGGACCCGCTGCTCGCCACCCAGGAGCAGGACATCACCGGAGGGAGCCTCGCCGCCCGGTACGAGCTGCCCCATCAGGTGCGCCTCCATGTCTCGGGCGCGTTCACCTGCGGAGGCACGCTCATCCGCGCTGGCTGGGTGGTGACCGCGGCCCACTGCGTCCAGGGCGTCACGGCCGCGTCCATGCGCATCTACGCGGGGGACCTGCGGCTGGGCTCGGTGGAGGCGGACGAGCAATACCGCGCGGTATCGCGCAAGGTGATGCACCCGTCCTACAGCGGATCGGTCCACGACGTGGCGCTGCTCCAGCTCGCGCAGCCCTTCAACCTGTCCCAGGCCATCCAGCCGCTGACGCTGCCGGACGCGCCCGCGCCCGTGGGCGCCACGTACACGGCGAGCGGCTGGGGCCGCACGCAGACCGGCCCCACCTCGGATGGCCTCAAGCGCGTGAGCCTGAGCGTCACCTCCGCGGCCACCTGCCGGGACCTGGTGGGCAGCGACTACGTCAGCGGCGCTGAGCTGTGCACGGCGCCGCGAGCCACCGCGAACGTCTGCACCAAGGACGACGGCGGACCCCTGGCCTTCAACGGCACGCTGTATGGGATTACGAGCGGCTTCGGCTCCAGCCAGTGCGACACGTTCTCCGTGTTCACCAACGTGGCCACGTACACGCCGTGGATCCGCTCCGTCATCAACGCGACGTGA
- the upp gene encoding uracil phosphoribosyltransferase — MDFPNCTVVDHPLVKHKLTVMRRTDTSTAAFRALLEEISLLLGYEALRDLKLREEEIETPMARTTGWALDGKKLVLVPILRAGQGILDGLLQLVPSARVGHIGLYRDPESLGAVEYYYRVPANLEDRDVIVCDPMLATGNSAVAALQRVKRSRPGSLRFVCLLACPEGLMNLREHHPDVRVFTAAIDDKLDSHGYILPGLGDAGDRLFGTK, encoded by the coding sequence ATGGACTTCCCGAACTGCACGGTGGTGGATCACCCGCTGGTGAAGCACAAGCTGACGGTGATGCGCAGGACGGACACGAGCACGGCGGCCTTCCGGGCGCTGCTGGAGGAGATCTCCCTCCTGCTCGGGTACGAGGCGCTGCGCGACCTGAAGCTGCGCGAGGAGGAGATTGAGACGCCCATGGCGCGCACCACCGGCTGGGCGCTGGACGGCAAGAAGCTGGTGCTGGTGCCCATCCTGAGAGCGGGGCAGGGCATCCTGGACGGCCTGCTCCAGCTCGTCCCCTCCGCGCGCGTGGGCCACATCGGCCTGTACCGCGACCCGGAGTCACTGGGCGCGGTGGAGTACTACTACCGCGTGCCCGCGAACCTGGAGGACCGCGACGTCATCGTCTGCGACCCCATGCTCGCGACGGGCAACTCCGCGGTGGCGGCGCTCCAGCGCGTGAAGCGAAGCCGCCCGGGCTCGCTGCGCTTCGTGTGTCTGCTCGCGTGTCCGGAGGGCCTGATGAACCTGCGCGAACATCACCCCGACGTGCGCGTCTTCACCGCCGCCATCGACGACAAGCTGGACTCCCACGGCTACATCCTCCCCGGCCTGGGCGACGCCGGAGACCGCCTCTTCGGTACGAAGTAG